In Apteryx mantelli isolate bAptMan1 chromosome 8, bAptMan1.hap1, whole genome shotgun sequence, the genomic window TGGGCATGTCCCTTGTGGTTACCCCTGCCTCGTCCTAGCAGCTCGGCTGTGAGAGGGTTGAGGACGGAGAGCGGGGCTGGGGACCGGGGTGCGTGGAGGGGTTGGGTGTCCCCACTCCTGCCGTACTGCAAGTCTGCCCTGGAGGTGGCCAGGCCAGAGGGCCGGCAAGGGCAGGACGTTTTGGCATGGCCAGGGCTCTCCGTGACCCTCTGTGCATGTTTCCAGCAACCAGCTCTGGCCCGGCTCCAAGTGTCATGTGTGAGATAAGGGGACCTGGCTCCCGGCAGCTCTCTGGGGCACGGTGtcctggggggcactgggagcggGAGGAGAGAGGATCCAAGCTGCAGGCCGTAAGTCGGACTCCCTCAGGCGCAGCGGGACCCCTCggctgcccccctccccggctctgcCGGGACACGCTCCCTTTTGGCGCGGCGGCCGCCTCGCAGCTGCTCGCTCCTCTCAGCGCCCCTGACAGCCGCTGGGCGTCTCTTCCAGGGAGAGCCCCCGCCAGCGTGGCAGTCGCTGCCGGCCCCCCCTTGCTgctggggggcggcggcagcggcggtgccGCAGGGGTGGTTGGGGATGGGCAGCAGGGAAAGGCAGCGCCTCGGGAGAGGGCGGCTGGTGGGGGCGCCCGCGGTGCCCTTGAGACACCCCTGAGTGACCGTATTTTGGAGCGTGGCCTTCTCTAAGGGCCCAGCCTCTACAGAGGCTCTTTGCAAGGCCCTTCCCCATCTCGCACTGGGGGACCACAGACCCCGACggaggctgggagcagggctggcctcGCTGAAATCGGGgaagccccagggctggggaccTGCTGCGGCTGCGAGGGGCAGGGGGGTGGTAACGCTGCCCGGCATGGTGCTGGCCCTGTGCCGCTTGCCCTGAGTCGCTCCTGCCTTTTTCCCGCTGGAGGGGTCAGGCTGAGCTGTGGGCAGGGGGGGCTTTGCTGCGGGCTGAGTTGGGGCTGAAATTCAGTCGTGAGAGGCTCGAGTCTTTCTGAGCTCGGGTGAAAATACGATGGTTTGCATGAGGTGCTCTTAAGGGAGATGTTAAGGTAGCCCAGGCAGGCGGCATAGTGCTGGTAAATGCCTTGGGGGTGGGAAATTCAATAAACTAGCAGCATTGTAAAGCTCGGGGTGCCTGATACCATAAAGGCTCAGGACACTGCTTGCAGATGTGGTGCCCCTCATGCAAGGGGCCATGCACGTGCCCTCCCTGCACACAGCTGCCTGTGCCCGGCTGAGGGAGCCttcccgggagctgctgcggggcAGGGCTCATCTCCCTGGTGGGGAGgagatgggggctgtgggtgTGCTAAGGCGAGGAGGGCAGGGTGGACATGGGTAGGAGCAGTTGTGGGTGCAGGGGGGTCTGATCTGGCCAGGAGTTGGAAGGAGCAGGGGTCTCTGTCACTGCTGGGGTTGTTGCAGAGACCCTGCAGCTGTCCACAGCTCGTGTTTGGCACCTGGTGCTTCTGGTGTGTTTGCAGCTGTGCTTTCAGAGCAGGGGGCTGGAGTGCAGCATCCCCACGGGGTGCTGTCTGTGCATACAGACCGGTGAGCCCATCACCTCCTCATTGAGCCTGAACTGCTCAGGTTGCCCTGCGTCATTAGGGCTGGGATTGGGTGGCACAAACAGGTGCTGAGCAGGTGGAGTGGGGACGTGGCTGGCTGTGTCCTGAGTGTGGGGTGTCTTGGCAGGATCGTGACCGTGACTGGAGCCgcccccctgccctgctgagCGCACATGTCCGCCTGCCCATGCCCAGAAGATGACCAGGCTGCTCTTGGGGGTGACCCTGGAAAGGATTTGCaaggctgtgctgctgctctgcctgctccactTCGTCATCATCATGATCCTCTACTTCGATGTCTACGCGCAGCACCTGGACTTCTTCAGCCGCTTCAACGCTAGGAACGCCTCGCGTGCGCACCCCTTCTCCAACTCCTCCCGGCCCAACAGCACTGCCCCCAGCTACGGGCCTGCCGGTGCTGAGCCCCCGTCCCCCAGCGCCAAGCCCAACACCAACCAGTCCATCACAGAGAAGCCCTTACAGCCCTGCCAGGAGATGCCTCCTGGCTTAGGTGAGATGTGCAGGGCAAGAGTGGGGGAGTTGGGCTCTGCCTTTGGGCATGGGGCTGAGTTGGGTGCTGACATGTCTCATTGCCCCTTGGGCATAGCCTTCCTGGTGGTCCCGGGGGTTGAGCAGTGAAGGGGCCATTGGAGAAAACCAGACCTAGAAGTAGCAGGACACCTGATTTCTTCAGGTTTTGTTTGCGACTCGCCCAGGCTCTCTGCCCCTGTCTGGGAAGAGCGTTGGGCATCCCTCATCCTCAGCGGTGCTGGTGCCCCTTGCAGGGTTGCCGTTTGTTTTACCAGCCTGGCTGGGAGCGGTGGGTGTCCAGGACTGCAGTCATGGCACAGCTGGCCCTGGTCCCCAGCTGTGTCCTGTGCTGTTGGCATCACCCTGCCCTCGCTTTTGCAGTTGGACGGCTGCTCATCGAGTTCAGCTCCCCCATGACCATGGAGCGGGTGCAGCGGGAGAACCCCGACGTGCACCAGGGTGGCAAGTACACCCCCCAGGACTGCCTCCCCCGGCAGAAGGTGGCCATCCTCATCCCCTTCCGGCACCGCGAGCACCATCTCAAGTACTGGCTGCACTACTTGCACCCCATCCTGCGCCGGCAGAAGGTGGCTTATGGCATCTACATCATCAATCAGGTGAGCTGGGCAGGGACGACGGGGTTGGCGGGGCTGGGACAGGCATGCAGGCGTTGCTGAGCTCTGCAGCCACATGCTCTGCTCTGCAGTATGGCGAGGACACCTTCAACCGGGCCAAGCTGCTCAATGTGGGGTTCCTGGAGGCGCTCAAGGATGATGAGGAGTACGACTGCTTCATCTTCAGTGACGTGGACCTTATCCCCATGGATGACCGCAACCTGTATCGCTGCTACGAGCAGCCACGGCACTTTGCCGTTGGCATGGACAAGTTTGGGTTCAGGTTGGTGCCTGTGGGGCTGCAGGATTCCCCCATGGCTAACACGGGCTCCCCACTGCTTGTTGCCTGGGGCAAGAGTGGGGGTCAGTGGCTCGAAGTGTGGACATGAGATGGCAGAGGGCACAGAGCCCTGGGTGGGAGAGCCTGCAGGGAAGGGCTGGTGCTTGTCCCTGGGATGCAGGTCCCCTTGAAGCTGGCCCCATTCCCAACCTGCTCCTGAGGGCTGATCTGTTTTCTCTCACCCTGCAGGTTGCCCTACGCTGGCTACTTCGGGGGTGTCTCTGGGCTGAGCAAGTCCCAGTTCCTGAAGATCAATGGCTTTCCCAACGAGtactggggctgggggggagagGACGATGACATCTTTAACCGGTGGGTGCCACCCCTCTCCCCAGCATTGGCTCAGGACTTGTAGTAGGGGTATTGGGGGTGTGCTGGGAtgctctgctccctgctgagCGCTGGCAGGCACTGTCACCAACCCTGGAGCTGCTGGGATTGCCGGGGACGTAGTGGGTCCCTGCCAGGCAGTGGGGAGGAGGTTGCTTGCCCACAGCCCTGGGATGCTCCAGCCCTTGGGAAGCTGTGCGGTCAAAGCTGGCAGGGCTGGTGACTGTCATGCTTGGGCCGTGGATCAAACCAGCCTGTCTGAGGGTATCGGAGAGCAGAGGGGCCGTATGTGTTCCTTGTGGGGCAACTAGCCCAGCACAGTGGggcccagcctcctcctgccGCTGTTTGGGGGCAGCATGCCGTTATTTCAAGCCAGGCTGAGCTGCGTGAGCAGGAAAGCAGGTCTGTGGGCTCTGCTCCACACTGGGATCTGTACAGAAACTTGAAAGTGGCTATGTAGTGGCCTCTCAGCACCAAAACAGGCAGTTCTTCTGGCAGCCGGTAGGCTGCAGCAGATCTGCATGCAGATCTGTCTTCGTGGCTCCGTCCCAGCATTTAGTGCAGGAGCTGGAGAGCTTTAACACTCTTTCCAGTGCGCCCCATGACACTGCCCAGCTGCACTGGCTGCAGAGCAGTGTGTGGCTGGTGGTGCACAAAGGGCCTTTAAGGCTTGGGTGAGCTAAAAACCCCTTGCAGGTGCTGTGTGTGTGGGCAAAGAGCTTGTGGTTTCTACCCGGAGGTAACTGCTGCAATGAGATGGTCCCAGGGGTTCTCTGGGGAAGCAGGGTGCAGTGTGCCAGGCTCTCGGAGAGATTTAAGCAGCCCTTAAATGTGAGGAGGGCTGTGAGGGGGCCTGCATCGCCACCCAGCCGCCTGATACCAGAGCCCTTCAGCTCGCTCACTCATCTGGCCCGAGGGTGTCATGTTGCTGGGACCAGGAGAGGTTTCTATTCACAAGCTGGGAGCTCTCCTGCTTTCCTGTTCCCACTCAGCCTCTCAATTTTAAATGAACTATTCCGGGAGAAGGAAATCTTTCCCCACCTGCTGGCTGTTCAGACAGAAAAAGCAATTGAGGCCAGAGCTGTGCTGCACAAAGGGCACCGGCATTTGGAGAATGTAAACAGCGGCGGCCGCAGAGCTGTGGAGGCATAGCGGTGTTTGCTTAGCGCAGGCCAAACAGCGACGTGTCTGCAGAGCGGGAGGTCGCCTGGAGTGAGCGGCGCTTCCTGCGCTCTCTGCCGCGCAGCAGGcggcacccccggccccggccgctgccccagctgcagcctggCTTTGCTTAACTCACTCTGACTAGCGCAGAGCAGGCTTAGCGCATGCTTGTTTCTCATTTCACTAGGGACAGGTTTGTTTTTGATGGGGGGAAGAGTGTGTGTTGTATAAAAGCCACATGTGCAGCTGTGCAGTGGAGCATGCTTGGGGGGCCACGGGTGAGGGGGCCACAGCTGGGCCCCCTGCGGACGTGGGTTTTGGGTACCGCAGCAGTCCActctgccctgtgccagccccccAGCTCTGCTCACAGCACAGGGTGCTTGGCCGGACTCTGGCAGCCCTCGGGATGGTGTGTGGGAGACCAGGGCTGTCCCTGGACGTCTCTGGGCCAGGAACGTGTCCTACGCTGGTGCCCATGGGTGCACACTGACCTCCCGCTCTGCTCCCGTCCCCAGGATCTCCCTGAATGGCATGAAGGTGTCGAGGCCCGACATCCGCATCGGGAGGTACCGCATGATCAAGCACGAACGCGACAAACACAATGAGCCCAACCCGCAGAGGTgagctggaggggctggggggagccAGGACATCTGGGCTCTCTTTCATGGGCAGGCGCTGTGCTGCCTAGGGTCAACTGCCCCCCTGCTGT contains:
- the B4GALT2 gene encoding beta-1,4-galactosyltransferase 2 — translated: MTRLLLGVTLERICKAVLLLCLLHFVIIMILYFDVYAQHLDFFSRFNARNASRAHPFSNSSRPNSTAPSYGPAGAEPPSPSAKPNTNQSITEKPLQPCQEMPPGLVGRLLIEFSSPMTMERVQRENPDVHQGGKYTPQDCLPRQKVAILIPFRHREHHLKYWLHYLHPILRRQKVAYGIYIINQYGEDTFNRAKLLNVGFLEALKDDEEYDCFIFSDVDLIPMDDRNLYRCYEQPRHFAVGMDKFGFRLPYAGYFGGVSGLSKSQFLKINGFPNEYWGWGGEDDDIFNRISLNGMKVSRPDIRIGRYRMIKHERDKHNEPNPQRFTKIQNTKMTMKRDGISSLQYRVVEVSRQPLYTNITVEIGKPPPRLARG